A single window of Uloborus diversus isolate 005 chromosome 5, Udiv.v.3.1, whole genome shotgun sequence DNA harbors:
- the LOC129221979 gene encoding glutamate-rich protein 3-like: protein MAIKILLLFLTVAFIEVEANRVHRTQDDATDNGPVFPYEAFGIGYEDFINRIHPPLIAAMNYRPVMPHDIPQSTSDGQMMSVVLSSNIEGVVEPNEEAAKSEYFTSDTLEVLPSQIEEPVLESIISPTTELETSNGESSTKTVETATSTDESAEEIYVEPENVSDSSLEAETPEYQIDKPSTLSEYSAFHSDKEGQTSEEENQNEKLPDSRDKLKDSAEELAETSRDEASAAVYESEVSEPNEDESPKLRISHETEELPHLSSEDFVAKPSGEMSDSSSDDDYYYYVPDYKYTESEVFDEVSDDVLTTSSYEYSDSTSEYYSTELVESEEKVIVFPESQNTQNSKQSYSKGSESVKTSQLDAESKMSHDSKERESSETHSTMMGKDRYDEQKSSNDENSEHNVNEKSKVELDLDSKRTLSVESEAVLSEASKPAHVSSEPVSFDSESQMASSSSSKKELGESDSGKTTFSANGEAAASISFSASSRSSAQSGDFVNIPHIMEDLMVLKEATKVYGQKLDFESMRKIVEQAITELSSLRKRLTRKEYVLGDLNQVIDELQKLCQAICANVPEKYLMPESGSISISSKSKRR, encoded by the exons ttgaaGCTAATCGTGTTCATAGGACACAGGATGACGCAACTGACAACGGTCCTGTATTTCCGTACGAGGCTTTTGGAATCGGATACGAAGA ttTCATCAACAGAATTCACCCACCCTTAATAGCTGCTATGAATTATCGCCCAGTAATGCCACATGATATACCACAATCTACATCAGATGGACAGATGATGTCAGTTGTTTTATCTTCGAATATCGAAGGAGTCGTTGAGCCAAATGAGGAAGCAGCCAAATCTGAATATTTCACCTCTGATACACTTGAAGTACTTCCTAGCCAAATTGAGGAACCTGTCTTAGAATCCATCATCTCACCTACTACAGAATTGGAAACTTCAAATGGAGAATCCTCCACTAAAACTGTAGAAACAGCGACATCAACTGACGAAAGTGCAGAAGAGATATATGTTGAGCCTGAAAATGTTTCAGACAGTAGTTTAGAAGCAGAAACACCCGAGTACCAAATAGACAAACCGAGCACTTTAAGCGAATACTCCGCATTTCATTCAGATAAAGAAGGGCAGACTTCAGAAGAAGAAAATCAAAACGAAAAGCTGCCAGACTCTAGGGATAAATTAAAAGATTCTGCTGAAGAATTAGCAGAAACATCAAGAGATGAGGCATCTGCTGCAGTGTATGAATCAGAAGTTTCAGAACCCAACGAAGATGAATCACCTAAGCTACGAATTTCGCACGAAACTGAAGAACTACCACATCTTTCTTCTGAAGATTTTGTAGCTAAGCCATCTGGCGAAATGTCAGACAGTAGTTCTGATGATGATTACTACTATTACGTTCCTGACTACAAATATACCGAAAGTGAAGTTTTCGATGAAGTTTCTGACGACGTTTTAACTACGTCATCATATGAATATTCCGATAGCACATCTGAATATTATTCCACTGAATTGGTTGAGTCGGAAGAAAAAGTTATCGTTTTTCCTGAATCGCAAAACACTCAAAATTCGAAACAAAGTTACTCAAAAGGGTCGGAATCTGTGAAAACAAGTCAATTGGATGCTGAATCTAAGATGTCTCACGACTCTAAAGAGCGAGAATCCAGTGAAACTCATTCAACGATGATGGGGAAGGACAGATATGACGAACAAAAGTCATCTAATGATGAAAATTCTGAGCATAATGTAAATGAAAAGTCTAAAGTTGAACTCGATTTAGATTCGAAACGTACCTTGAGTGTCGAATCGGAAGCTGTTTTATCTGAAGCATCCAAACCTGCTCATGTTTCTTCCGAACCTGTATCCTTTGATAGTGAATCCCAAATGGCATCCAGTTCGTCATCAAAGAAAGAACTCGGTGAATCAGATTCTGGAAAAACAACATTTTCTGCTAACGGAGAGGCAGCTGCTTCAATATCTTTCTCAGCGTCTAGCAGGAGCTCGGCACAAAGTGGAGACTTCGTAAACATTCCACACATCATGGAAGACTTAATGGTGCTAAAAGAGGCTACCAAAGTTTATGGCCAAAAGCTTGACTTTGAGAGTATGAGAAAAATAGTTGAGCAAGCCATTACGGAATTATCAAGTCTTCGCAAAAGGCTCACCAGAAAAGAATACGTTCTGGGCGATCTGAACCAA GTGATTGATGAGTTGCAGAAGCTGTGTCAAGCGATTTGTGCCAATGTGCCTGAGAAATATCTGATGCCAGAATCTGGCTCAATATCAATTTCGAGTAAATCAAAGCGCCGCTAA